A region of the Thioploca ingrica genome:
AATAATGAAGAATTGAAAATAGAAATCCAAAAAATAGAAGTTCAGCCAGAAACGTTAGGTGCTTTTAAATGGATGTTAAGTCAGAAATTATTTCAATATGCTCGGATTAATGGCATTTTAGATTTAGGAGGTAAAACCGGAATTGGACAATTATATACCAAAAATGGTTCATTAATTCGTGAATCCAGAATTATCGTGGGTGGAACCTACCAACTGGCTCAACTCGTTGCCCAACATCCCAAACTGATTCGTCAAGACACCACGCCGCAACTCAGCTTAATCATGGATGCGATAGCCAATCAATCGCTCGCTTATGGGAATACTGGAATTAGTTTTGCGGATGAATTTCCCAACTATGTGGCACAATGGTTAGAAGAGATTCGTAATAAACTTAAAATCAGTTGGGCCAAATGGTTATCGGAACTCGGCGAAGTAGTTATTGTAGGCGGTTCTGCTGCGTTGGCAAAACCATTGGTAGAACAAACGGCTGGACGATTCAAAGTAGCCAAAGATCATCCACAATTTTGTAATGTGATGGGAATGTTACTATGAGCGAAACCACAGCAGAACTTTCTCTTACTCTCAACGGCAAAGACACCATAGCGATGGTAAACCAATTATGTGCCACCACTGGGATGACACCACCTTGTTTAGTGGCGTTAATGGTGAGAAGATACGGTCAAGATTTAGTCTCATGGATAGGTCATTCGCCCACTTTGCTAGCCAATTCAACAGAAACTCCCACCGATACTCCCAAACCGATCATAGAACTACCCACTGACCCAGGAGAACATTTATTACCGGTTGAACTCTAATAAAATTAGTTTAACTGGCTAAAACGAGAGAAACATTCAATGAAGTTTGTCAACCCGAAAAATGACGTTGCTTTCAAAAAGATTTTTGGTGATGAACAACATAAGGAAATTCTGATAGCCTTCTTGAATGCGGTACTGGAGCTTGAAGGTATGAAAACAATTCAAGATGTTCAGATACTCAATCCTTGGCAAGCACCCAAATTGGAATTCCTTAAATACACCCTGCTGGATATAAAAGCGATCGACCAGCGGGGTGTCCATTTTATTGTCGAAATGCAGGTAGAAAATGTAGCTGGTTTACGGAAACGATTTCAATACTACCTGGCTAAAAGTTACAGTAGTCAAATTGAACGAGGCACTGATTATCCTCGCCTCAATCAAGTAATCTTCATCGGCATTCTAGACTTTGAAGAATTCAATTCTAGCCATTATTTAAGTCGCCATCTGCTACTGAACCGAGAGACTCACGAACAAGAATTGCAAGACTTTGAATTTAACTTCATTGAATTACCGAAATTTACCAAAACCGAACCCGAATTAGAGACAGCACTTGAGAAATGGGTGTATTTTCTTAAGTATGCCAGTGACCTAGAAGTGATTCCAGCCCATGTAGAAAATATGCCCTTGCGACAAGCTTATGAAGTAGCTAATTGCTTTGGTTGGAGCAGAGAAGAATTGGAAGTTTATGAATACTGGGGAATTAAAGCTCAGGATGAACGTGGCGCGGTACAACTGGCATTGCAACAAGGATTACAACAAGGTATAGAAATTGAACAGCTAGAAATTGCTCAGCGAATGTTGGCGGATGGAATGAATCCAGAAATGGTAACAAAATATACACAATTACCCATAGAAGTCGTGAAAAATTTACTCAAAAAATAAAGTGTAGCAGCCTCCAGGAAGGATAGCAAGTGTAGGGCGGATAAGCGTAGCGTCATCCGCCATAACCCATGTCTCAATGGTGCATGACGCTTTGCTTATGCACCCTACGCGGCACTGGCCATTAAGTTAAGGATTCCCCCCTTTGAAAAAGGGGGAAGTAAAATGTCTTAACTTAATAGCATTGACCCTACGCGGGCTGCGTGGGAATGCCGGCTTTGATGCTCCAGCGTGGGAACGAGCCAAACGAGCCACCTTCCAAAAACTAAGTAAAGCTCGCTACCAAACTCGGAACTTGGTAACGAGCAAAAATTTTTATCTACTTGGTAGCCCGGATGAAACAAAGTGAAATCCAGGAGGGGAATTTTCAAAACCAAGCTCAGCATTGGTAATGCCTACTAGTCAAGCTTTGTTTGGTGAGTTATAGTATTTTTGTTTTTAGTTAATCATTTTGTATTAACGCACTCTATGCTAGCTCTCAATTTTTTACCCGATGACTTCTAATACTTTGGAAAGATAAATGATGAATTTTATTAACGAGCAATGGGCAGAAACAGCGATGACTTGGGAATATGCAGCGGCAGCGAGTCCTGACCTAGTAGATATTCCTATTCAAGTATTTCCATCTCAATTACATGAAGAAGGAGAAACGCGGATAATTGGGTTAGATTTATCTGAAATAATCGGTACCCCTTACTCGGCTACCACCCCCAATTTGATGGCTAATTATCTACGTATCTGCCAAAATGATAAGATCCAAACAGTCGTACAAGCAAGTTCAGAAGTATTCTTTGTCATGCGTGGTAAAGGACGCACTGAAACAGATAGTGGGACTTTAACTTGGCAACCGGGAGACGCTTTTACTCTACCAATAAACCGTGGTATGACTCATTATGCTCAGGAAGATGCGGCACTGTTTTGGGTGCATGATGCACCGTTGTTGCAATACCTTGGAGCAATACCGGCAACGCCACGTTTTGAACCGATTTATTATTCTAAGTCTTATTTAGATCGGGAAATTACCCGTGTCCGCGAAGCCAGTATTCGTGAAAATCGTAATCGTAATGGTGTCATCCTAGGTAATCCGGCGAGTGAGAAAAATCGTACTATGACACATACGATGTGGTCATTGTATAACTTGTTACCCAAAGGGGCGATGCAGAAGCCACACCGCCATAATTCTGTAGCCATTGACCTAGCGGTTTATGCCGAATCCGGCACTTATACTTTGATCGGTAAAGAGATTGATTCCCAGGGCAATATTATTAATCCGGTCAAGGCTGAATGGAAGCCTAATACGGTTTTTGTTACACCACCCGGTTTATGGCATTCTCATCATAATCATTCTAATAGTGATGCCTATGTTTTTCCAGTTCAAGATGCGGGTATACAAATCTATATGCGTACACTAGATATTCAGTTTGTAAAATGACTCACTTTAATACTTTTTAATAATAACCGGAGCCTGCGTAGGGTGCATAAGCGAAGCGTCATGCACCCTTTCATGCGGTGGATGACGGCTTACGCCTTATCCACCCTACGCTTGCTGACGCGCTCTACCCATCCTACATTTCACTAAAGAATGTAGGTCAGCAATCCTTTGCCGATACCGGGGTAAATAAAATTCCATCCAATGGCGGGAAAGGGTTCCCGCCATACTTGTTTTGGCTATTGTTGTTAGTACCAGTTTGGACCTAAGGCACAGCGATAGAACAGAGAATTAAAAACACTGGTTTCACCATCAGGATCATTATAATTATTTGGCAAATTGTTAAAAAGGGCAAGGTTGTCACCAGTACGAGGTCCCAACCATACACCTACATTCATTCGGCACTTTCCTTTTTTTCGAGCATAATAATAATCATCAGCGCTAGCAAGTCTTCCACCATTATGCTTGTCCATACAGTCATATTGAGCGTCTTTGTATTGCGATGGTCCATACAATAGATAGGACAAACATAACCGATTACCAATTAGCTCATAATCAGGTGGGCAATAATCTATAGTATTTCCTAGTACATCTGCTACTGCCTTTTCATCTGTGGTAAGTGGTGCTACTTCTTCTACTGCTTGACATTCGTCGGTATCGTCGGTAGAAGAATTGGCGGGTACAGTGGCTAATGTGGCTAAGATTCCTGACAATAATACGCTGGTTAGTTTTATCGATTTCATCTTTAAATCTCTCCTAAGATTAGTCTAGTAGGAATGAATAACTTTCTACAAGAAAGTAGTCTATAATGAGTAAAATAAATCAAACCCATCCATAATAAAAACAATTGCAAAATAAACCCCATTATCTAAAATATCCACCAATTCTAACTGGTTATTTACCTATTAAGACTGTATGTGCGCCATGAAAGTTCATGAAAAAATTCGCTTTATGCGTCAATCCAAAAATTGGTCACAAGAGGAAATGGCTGATAAATTAGGTATGTCTACCAATGGATATGCGAATATTGAGCGGGGTGAAACGGATGTACCCTTTTCTCGGCTTGAACAAATCGCTAAGACGTTAGACGTAGAATTATTAGAATTACTCAGCTTTGGAGAAAGAAATATCTTTTATTTAGTAACCGGTGATAATAGCCAATTTAATAATCATATTAAAATGCAACAAAGTGGTCATTTAGATGAATCAATAGAACTACAGCATGAATTAGAAAAAATGTACCTGATACTTAAACAACGGGAAAATGAAATTGAATATCTAAAAGAGATTATCAATCTGATGAAAAAATAAAATTGATAACTTAAATAGAGATAACCAATAATTAAACAGCAACCGGTTAAATATGAGTGACTTCGTAGCAGAAATTGAAGAAAAATACCAAGAGAATGAAATTGAGAAAATGGGTTCATATAATCACAGTCTCGTCCAAGCTAGAATAGCGGGGTTATTACTTAATACAAAAAATTATTCTGTTTTTATCGAATTAAGCTTAGACGCCGAAGCAATCGATTTAAGTCAGTTTGGGCTTAAGGCAAAAAATGAACTTAAACCCGATGTGTGTCTTTATCAGAATACGGGTGGTCTGAAAGAACGTGATGTTTTAAAAATGCGAGAGATGCCGTTATTAGTGATTGAAATTATTTCGCCCCAACAAGGGATTGAAGAAATTTTGGCTAAATTTGAAGCTTATTTTACCCTCGGTGTTAAATCGTGTTGGTTAGTCGTTCCGTCACTGCGGGTAATCAATGTTTATTCACAGTTGAATCAATACCAAACATTTGATCGGAACGATAATGAAATTATTGATGAAGTTATAGATATTCGCTTACCTATCTCAAAAATTTTTGATCGGTGACCTTACTCACTGTCTGAATCAGAATTTCCAGGATGTGAGAATTAACAGAATGAATTATTCAGAGAATTCTAAAATTCAGTTAATTCTAATTCTAACTTAATATTAGCAGAAAAAATGATGGGCGAATGCAAGACAGTGCGTTATGATTACTCCAAGTTAATCTGTTGCGGAAGGAGTTTATTATGACAAAGCCCACTATCGCTATTACGCTCGGTGATCCCGCCGGAATTGGCCCAGAAATCGTGGTAAAGTCTCTTTTAGATCCAAAGGTTTATGAATTTTGTCATCCCTTAGTCATTGGGGATAAAACGGTTATTGCTCAAGCATTACCGCTTGTTAATTCAACCGCCATTCTTCAGGTGATTGATAATCCTTTAGCTGGAAAATATGAGTTCGGTACGATTGATTTAATTGATTTACGAAATCTAGACTGCTCACAACGGGTAATGGGCACTGTCCAAGCCAAGTGTGGTCGGGCGGCTTACGATTACATTAAAATGGCAGTGAAATTAGCGCTAAACGGAGAAGTTGCAGCTATCGCCACCGCTCCTATTAATAAAGAATCGCTGCGTGCTGCTCAAATCACTCAAATCGGTCATACGGAAATCTTAGCGGAGTTAAGTCACACACCCGATCCGTTAACCTTGTTTGAAGTCAGGGGCATGAGAGTTTTTTTTCTCTCCCGTCATGTTTCCTTGCGTCAAGCTTGTGATTTAGTGACCAAAGAACGGGTGTTAGAATATATCATTCGCTGCACTGAAGCCTTGCAACGCTTAGGTGTGACTCAAGGTACTATGGCAGTGGCTGGTTTGAATCCACATAGTGGTGAACATGGCTTATTTGGTGATGAAGAAATTAACCACGTTGAACCCGCCGTGAAAGCAGCCCAAACACGTGGTTACCAAGTGGTTGGACCAATTAGTGCCGATTCAGTCTTTCACCAAGCTTTACAAGGTCAATATAGTGCGGTGTTATCGCTGTATCACGATCAAGGTCATATTGCCACTAAAACGGTTGATTTTGAAAGAACAGTTTCCATTACCAATGGATTACCTTTTTTAAGAACCTCAGTTGATCATGGAACCGCTTTTGACATTGCCGGTAAAGGCATTGCGAGTGCAGTGAGTATGATTGAAGCGATACGATTAGCGGCGCAATATTCACCTCATTTTAAAGCACATATCTGATAATTTACGCAACTCGCTATTGAAGAAGAAAACCGAATGAAAATTTTTGGTCCCATCCCCTCAAGACGCCTGGGACGTAGCCTAGGTATTAATAATATTCCGCCTAAAGCGTGTTCTTACCATTGTAATTATTGTCAAGTTGGACCAACGTTACAAACTGAAATAGAACGCCGTCATTTTTACGGAGCCGATCATCTCGTTGAACTGGTTACCGAACGGGTCACTCAATTAAGAGCACAAGGCGAACTCATTGATTACCTTTCGTTTGTCCCAGATGGTGAACCGACTCTCGATATCGATTTAGGTGAAACGATTGATAAACTGCGTCCTTTAGGAATTAAAATCGCGGTGATTACCAATGGTTCGTTAATTTGGCGCGAAGAAGTCCGCGACACTTTAAAAACCGCCGATTGGGTTTCTCTTAAAATAGATAGTGTTGATGAAGCGATTTGGTCTATCATCAACATGCCACATCCCCATTTAAAGCTCGCTACTATTTTAGAAGGAATGATCAAATTTGCTCAGGAATATCAAGGAACACTGGTAACCGAAACGATGTTGGTTAAAGGGATTAATGTCGACCCAGAATCCGCAATCGAATTAGCGGATTTTATTGAGCAACTGAAGCCCAGTAAAGCCTATTTTTTAATTCCCACTCGTCCACCGGCATTACCTTTTGTTCGCATTCCTAGCCAAGCAGAACTCAATCTTTTTTATCCCATCGTCAGCAGTAAACTCTCGAATATTGAATATCTTACTCATTATGAAGGCAATACCTTCACTTCCACGGGGGATGTTGCTGCCGATTTACTGAGTATCACTGCAGTTCACCCGCTGCGAGAAGAAGCAGTACGAGAACTCTTAGCTAAAAATCAAGCTGATTGGAGTATCGTTGCCTCTTTAGTACAAGCAGGTCAACTGATAATGACAGAATATGAAGGAAATAAGTTCTACACCCGTCACACCCGGGTGTTAGAATAACTGTTGAACTCGTTCCCAAACATAACCCGTTTGACTTTTAATCTTCTGTGAGGCGCAAACAATGGCGTTCACCGACTTTAAATCTATCCAACAAGTACAACAGAATTTTAGCATTAAATATACCGAGGAAAACTATATTGAATACGATGAGTTAGAACCTTCCAATACCTTCTTGGAGGAATTTACCTTTAGCCGACAAAATATCGATGTATTTTCTTCAGAAGCCGCTCGCTGTGAAAATGTTATCTATCCCGTCATTCGAGAAGTATACAAAAAATATGTCGCTCAATTCTCGTTATGGAGTCACAAAACCTTATCTTACGATGAAGTTTTAACTGGAACACCTGACTATCTTATCACCTCCAAGTCACCTCTGGGAAAAACGATTCTGGGTCTGCCGATTATTGTCGTCGTCGAAGCCAAACAAAATAATTTTATGGAAGGTTGGGGGCAGTGCTTAGCGGAATTGCTAGCAGCGCAAAAACTGAATCAAGAGGAAACTCGCCCGGTGCAGGGTATAGTGACCGATGGTGAAGTCTGGCATTTTGGCAAGCTGGTTGGCCAAGTTTTTATCAAGAACGAAACCGTTTTAGCGATTAGCGACTTGAAAAAAATTTTTGGGGCAATAAGCTATCTTATAAGAGATAGTCAAGTCGGTTGCGTCAGCGAATCCATCAACGTTAAATAGCCCAACTAGCCTCAAGTAAATTGATCTTAGCTGGGCTATTAATGGTATGGTTTTTAAACTTATTTAATAGTAAACCCATTTACTAAAGTTGCTGATTGAGCGTCGGGATTGGTAACAACCACATCGCTAACGGCTTTAATCACCCGCTCACCTCTTGGAATTTTTCTACTGATCTTAATATTGCACACTATTTCTTGAGGAGAAACGGTGGTAGTGCTTAGTACAGTGATCCCTGGGCCAAAATCGACGGTTGCCCCGGGTTGGAAATGATTTCCAGTTAAAGTAACCATTAAAGTTTGATTTCTTGTCCCGGAGTTAGGTTGGCAACTATTCAATTCCGGTGGCGGTGCTGCTTGAACCTGGGTTAAAGCATCACTCACATCAATTTTGCCATATCCCCAATCATTATTGGGTACACTCCCGGTGAAACCATCTATTCTTGCCCCCTGCTGTAAATAGCTTTTAATTATAGCGGGTGTTGGATTAATCCCTTTGTTGTGGGCTTCTTCTAAAAGTAAAGCAACTGAACCGGTGCCATGCGGACAAGCCATACTTGTGCCTTGCAGAGTGGCATAATAGCCAAGTGGTTCAATACGGTTGTAATACCGATAGTAGTTATAGTTAGTGGGAGGGCTCAAGCTATCAAGAGCTGGTTGCGAAAGAGAAGCCACAATTCCTACGCCTGGTGCTGAAATAAACGGTTGTATCCGTCCATCTCGGCTGGGACCGCGACTAGAAAAGAAGGCCAAATCTTCTAAGGTGAAAGGATCATAATAATCGACTGGAAATATTCCATAAGCCTGTGAACCATTAACATAAGTATCCCATAGATAACCATTTGCTGAGGTATGGTATATACGTGCATTCCATTGATTTTTAGTTTGATAAGCACCTATCGAGATCACTTGAGAGGCAGTGGCGGGACTACCAATAGTCATGTGGCTATCAGATAAGAAAGGATCATTGAGATTTCCCCAAGTATGTTTAGTGGTTCCACTGTTGTACCAAAAATAAGTTTGTGCCAAACTATCACTATAACCATGCCAAGCCTGATAATTACCGCTCCCAGACAAAGGAATAAATTCAACTACCCATTTACCGTTAACCGGCCCTACACCATAAGCGTCTGATATTTCACAATAGATATTATTATCACCATTATTAGTATCCCAACCAATAACAGCAGGGAAATTATAACAGTATACAAAGCCTTCGTTCGTATTGAATCCGCCATCAGTTCCATTGGTTTTCCATAAATTCTTATAAATACCATTAAAATTAGGTGGATATTTCTGGCCACTGGGGGTGGTAATTTGAATACGTGAGGTATCATTACCGCTGTACCACACATCAAAGAAGATATAATCTGATGCTGAAACTGAAGGTAGGTAAGAATTGGGTGGATTAAAAACAATATCATTACGGGTAGAGAAATTACCAGCACCATGCAGAGGGGCACCAAAAGTCTCAAAAGCTGTTCCGCCATAAGTCGCGGCAGCGTTACCTGCCGCTACCACCACAATTTTGTTAGCGCCAGTCAGATCATCAATTCCTCGTTCTTCAGGCATTGAACCATCATGCGGACCATAATCGCTTCCCAAACTCATATTAATGACGGCTGGTTTACCTAGAGTAGCGGCTTGTTGAAAGATCCAATTGATACCATCAAGAAGAGCCGTAGTGGTATTGCGATTTTTTTCATTATCAAAGTCAAATTTAACCATCAGCAATTCTGCTTCCGGTGCCAGACCCGTAAAGTGAGTGTTATCAGCAGTCGGGGCTCGTCCATTACCCGCTGACGTCCCAGCAACATGGGTACCATGACCGTCGTTATCACGGTGTAAACAGGTGGTATAACCGCCTTGAATTTGAGTTTTATTCCATTGGGTACCATAAGTAAAGCCAGTGGGGTTGGGCGCTATTCCACCCACATCACTTGGATCGAGAGTATGGTCCCAAATAGCGACTACCCTTGTATTGCCTTGCTCATCGATAAAATCAGGATGTTCAATATCAATTCCGGTATCGATAACACCAACAACCACACCTCGACCGGTATTAGCCAACCGAGGAAAATTAAGGTTGGGTAAGTTAACACCGCTTGGACCAGCACTTTGATCCATTAACAATTTGACTGGATGAGCGGCTTCTAATCGACGTACCTCGGTGAGGGCAGCGATAGCGGGTAACTGGCTAATCGGTGCCATTGCTGTCATGATGCCATGTGAAGTTATCGTATTGATTTCGACGCCAAGCGCTCGAAGGGCTGGCAATGCAGCTAAATCAGCTTCAATAAAGAAATGAATTAAGGTCTGAGGTATTTCATCCGGTGATTGAGAAAATGTCTTGCCAAAATGATCTGTGGCAAAATATTTTCCTTGAGCATTTATAATTCGTTGTAAATACGGATCTATTTTATTGTCATTACCCCAACTTGGGAAAGTAATGAAGGTTAAAACCAGTAAAATAAGACTATACTTTACTTTCATTTGATGTCTCCTTACCTTTAAGGTCTTGATAAAGGAATTTATACTATACCATAATTTAAAAAAAGTAAGACAACTTAGTATAACTAATCTACAACAATCAACACCCAAAAATAATCGTAGGTCGAACTAAGCGAAGCGTGTCCGACAAAAAGCTCGCGTGAGGCCACTGCTATTAATTTAAGGGATTTTTCCCGTTGATAAAGGGGAAGATTTATAGGGGGGGTTATGGTAGTGTCCCTAACCCCTATTTTTCAAAGGTAAAAGGTGGAAAAAACTATTTATATCAATTAATTAACGTTGGAATAATAACGGTTAACAATATGAAGCTAACGGTTAGTATAACTATAATATCCTGGTTTATTATAATAACCATATTTATTACTATAATAATGAGATAGCTTTCGAGTATTAATCTGATTTAAAACAATGCCTAACACCGGCGCATTCACCTGATAAAGACGTTTCAGTCCCTCTTTAACCATTTGATAAGGCGTTACATCTGCCTTAACGACATACACAATAGCACTCGCTGCGGTAGCCAGAACAATGGCATCACTCACCGCTAAAGTGGGTGCACTATCAATCACAATGTAACCATAATGTTTTTCTAACTGAGTTAACAGTTCTTTAAATCGTCTAGAAGAAAGTAACTCGAGCGGATTGGGCGGAATGAGACCACTGTGAATACAATCAATGTTCCCATCCATGACGGGATGAATACATTCAGCCAGTTGTTTCGTTCCGGCGACTAGTTCAGATAAACCGGGTGCTTTATCAGTTAGTCCAAATACGGAGGCAATACTGGGTCGTCGCATATCCGCATCAATGAGTAAAGTTTTTTCCATTTGCCCGAGTGCCAATGCTTGATTAATCGCAAAGGTGGTTTTGCCTTCACTGACCACCGAAGAAGTGACAACCAATACCTTCCGAGGCGTATCTAGATTAGATAACATGATACCGGTACGAATGGTACGAACTGACTCAGCAAATTGAGAAGTTTGTTTCTCTAAAAACATTAACTGTGGATGACATGGATCCTGTTTGGAAATTTTAAGTTTTGGTAAAGTACCTAAGAGCGGTAAACCCAGTTTCTGCTCGACATCTTCACCATTTTTTATAGTGTTATCAAGATATTCTAATAAATAGGCGAGTAAGGTCGAAAATAAAAAGCCCAACACTAAACTGATAGCCACTATTAATTTCTTTTGTGGTTTGTAGGGTGTAGACGCAACCAAAGCCGGTTCAATGACTTGTCCAATCTTGGATTGCAATGCTTGTATATCTTGTGAAGCATCGGTCTCTTTAAAGCGAGTTAAAAAAAGGTCATATAACTGACGATTCACTTCGACTTCTCGCTGTAATACCGCTAATTGATATTCATTGCGATTAATATCTTGAATTTGATTTTCTTTCTCCTTGAGAGAGCGTTCTAATGCTTGAACATTGGCTAGAGCCACCTCATACTCTTTGGTAATTCCCGTTATCACCTGTCTAATTTGTTTAGTGGTATTGGCTTGAGCGGTGTTCAGTTCGGTGGTAGCCGCTATCATGTTAGGGTGTTTAGAACCATAACGTTTACTCAATTCAGAAACCTTTTTTTCGGCATCCAGTTCGATTTCTTTTAAACGTTGTACTAATGGGTTATTGATAACAGCAGTAATTGATTCAAAAGCACCGCTTGCTTGACCTCGAAGTGCTTGGACTTGATTATAAGCGCTTTGGGTCTCAGCCAATTGTTGGTGCGCCTTAACTAAGTTAGAAGCCATCTCCTCGATCTGTTTAATCGCTACACTTTTTACGCCTTCCACATTAACCAAATTGTGCTCTTCTAAATAGGCTTGCAGTACTTGCTCAGAGTGACTCAGTTTCTGGCGTAAATCGTTGATCCGCTCGGTTAATAAAGTGGTCGCTTTTTTGGTCAAGGCTATCCGTGCATTGAGATCAGTTTCAATATAAAGATTGGCTAAGGTATTAGCAATATCCGCAGCTAATTGGGCATCTTTAGATTCAAAGCTAATCTTAGCCAGTTGAGTATTGCGTACTGGTTCTATGCCCAAGTTAGCCGCTATCATATTAACGATGGCTTGATATTTTTCCTCTGCAGAAATTGGGGTTGCAGCGGATTCGTTCAGTTGAACCCACCAATGACGCCAATCCCAAAACCATACCGGCGAAGTGTCTTGATTAAAGGCCTTATGAGAAACTAAGTTAAGTTTATCAACGACTTTTTCTACTAAGCTCCGTGATTTGAGAATTTCCAACTGAGTTTGGTAATAATCCTTATTAGCCGAACTAACCCCATAAACTTCTTCAATACTAATAATTTTCGGTTGATCAAATTCGATCAGTAAGGTAACCGTAGCACGATAAATGGGTTGCAATGAGAAGGTGACTAAAGTTGTTAATAACCCAATTAATAAGGTTAAGCCGATTATTTGCCATTTGTGCTTATTAAATACATTCCAGTATACTCGCAAATCAATTTCATCTTCCCCGCTGGCTAAGTTGGCTAATTGGGATGGTTGCAAAGTAGGCATTTCCATAGCACCTTCTTCCTTAAAACCAGCTTTCTTTCACAGTAACAATGTCACCGGGTCGGATAGTAGTGTTTAATTTAACGGAAGTAGGGATGGTGGTTTCATAACCTTCTCGAAGAATAAA
Encoded here:
- a CDS encoding radical SAM domain-containing protein, with translation MKIFGPIPSRRLGRSLGINNIPPKACSYHCNYCQVGPTLQTEIERRHFYGADHLVELVTERVTQLRAQGELIDYLSFVPDGEPTLDIDLGETIDKLRPLGIKIAVITNGSLIWREEVRDTLKTADWVSLKIDSVDEAIWSIINMPHPHLKLATILEGMIKFAQEYQGTLVTETMLVKGINVDPESAIELADFIEQLKPSKAYFLIPTRPPALPFVRIPSQAELNLFYPIVSSKLSNIEYLTHYEGNTFTSTGDVAADLLSITAVHPLREEAVRELLAKNQADWSIVASLVQAGQLIMTEYEGNKFYTRHTRVLE
- a CDS encoding 4-hydroxythreonine-4-phosphate dehydrogenase, with translation MTKPTIAITLGDPAGIGPEIVVKSLLDPKVYEFCHPLVIGDKTVIAQALPLVNSTAILQVIDNPLAGKYEFGTIDLIDLRNLDCSQRVMGTVQAKCGRAAYDYIKMAVKLALNGEVAAIATAPINKESLRAAQITQIGHTEILAELSHTPDPLTLFEVRGMRVFFLSRHVSLRQACDLVTKERVLEYIIRCTEALQRLGVTQGTMAVAGLNPHSGEHGLFGDEEINHVEPAVKAAQTRGYQVVGPISADSVFHQALQGQYSAVLSLYHDQGHIATKTVDFERTVSITNGLPFLRTSVDHGTAFDIAGKGIASAVSMIEAIRLAAQYSPHFKAHI
- a CDS encoding peptidase S8/S53, which gives rise to MKVKYSLILLVLTFITFPSWGNDNKIDPYLQRIINAQGKYFATDHFGKTFSQSPDEIPQTLIHFFIEADLAALPALRALGVEINTITSHGIMTAMAPISQLPAIAALTEVRRLEAAHPVKLLMDQSAGPSGVNLPNLNFPRLANTGRGVVVGVIDTGIDIEHPDFIDEQGNTRVVAIWDHTLDPSDVGGIAPNPTGFTYGTQWNKTQIQGGYTTCLHRDNDGHGTHVAGTSAGNGRAPTADNTHFTGLAPEAELLMVKFDFDNEKNRNTTTALLDGINWIFQQAATLGKPAVINMSLGSDYGPHDGSMPEERGIDDLTGANKIVVVAAGNAAATYGGTAFETFGAPLHGAGNFSTRNDIVFNPPNSYLPSVSASDYIFFDVWYSGNDTSRIQITTPSGQKYPPNFNGIYKNLWKTNGTDGGFNTNEGFVYCYNFPAVIGWDTNNGDNNIYCEISDAYGVGPVNGKWVVEFIPLSGSGNYQAWHGYSDSLAQTYFWYNSGTTKHTWGNLNDPFLSDSHMTIGSPATASQVISIGAYQTKNQWNARIYHTSANGYLWDTYVNGSQAYGIFPVDYYDPFTLEDLAFFSSRGPSRDGRIQPFISAPGVGIVASLSQPALDSLSPPTNYNYYRYYNRIEPLGYYATLQGTSMACPHGTGSVALLLEEAHNKGINPTPAIIKSYLQQGARIDGFTGSVPNNDWGYGKIDVSDALTQVQAAPPPELNSCQPNSGTRNQTLMVTLTGNHFQPGATVDFGPGITVLSTTTVSPQEIVCNIKISRKIPRGERVIKAVSDVVVTNPDAQSATLVNGFTIK
- a CDS encoding transcription factor, MBF1, giving the protein MKVHEKIRFMRQSKNWSQEEMADKLGMSTNGYANIERGETDVPFSRLEQIAKTLDVELLELLSFGERNIFYLVTGDNSQFNNHIKMQQSGHLDESIELQHELEKMYLILKQRENEIEYLKEIINLMKK
- a CDS encoding capsular exopolysaccharide biosynthesis protein is translated as MEMPTLQPSQLANLASGEDEIDLRVYWNVFNKHKWQIIGLTLLIGLLTTLVTFSLQPIYRATVTLLIEFDQPKIISIEEVYGVSSANKDYYQTQLEILKSRSLVEKVVDKLNLVSHKAFNQDTSPVWFWDWRHWWVQLNESAATPISAEEKYQAIVNMIAANLGIEPVRNTQLAKISFESKDAQLAADIANTLANLYIETDLNARIALTKKATTLLTERINDLRQKLSHSEQVLQAYLEEHNLVNVEGVKSVAIKQIEEMASNLVKAHQQLAETQSAYNQVQALRGQASGAFESITAVINNPLVQRLKEIELDAEKKVSELSKRYGSKHPNMIAATTELNTAQANTTKQIRQVITGITKEYEVALANVQALERSLKEKENQIQDINRNEYQLAVLQREVEVNRQLYDLFLTRFKETDASQDIQALQSKIGQVIEPALVASTPYKPQKKLIVAISLVLGFLFSTLLAYLLEYLDNTIKNGEDVEQKLGLPLLGTLPKLKISKQDPCHPQLMFLEKQTSQFAESVRTIRTGIMLSNLDTPRKVLVVTSSVVSEGKTTFAINQALALGQMEKTLLIDADMRRPSIASVFGLTDKAPGLSELVAGTKQLAECIHPVMDGNIDCIHSGLIPPNPLELLSSRRFKELLTQLEKHYGYIVIDSAPTLAVSDAIVLATAASAIVYVVKADVTPYQMVKEGLKRLYQVNAPVLGIVLNQINTRKLSHYYSNKYGYYNKPGYYSYTNR